A genomic window from Punica granatum isolate Tunisia-2019 chromosome 2, ASM765513v2, whole genome shotgun sequence includes:
- the LOC116193703 gene encoding uncharacterized protein LOC116193703 produces the protein MASASGSGSASASNTGTVAKSRKNATGVRDDPAWAHGYEVPGERLKIKCKYCDKVVSGGPYRLKHHLGCTKINVAPCHAVPDEVKNNMLSICMRLEGLSMKKKQASSCGLEDDDVVDVDNDDEDARVGIKRKGKETTEISSFFKKRSLNIQSKQKQPTINQMMKKDLREDVCMQIARFFYTSAIPFNCVKNPEFEKMCHLIGKYGVGLKPPSYHEISDKYLRKEVDNTMSLLEEHKTMWKKSGCSIMSDGWTDKKRRSICNFLVNSPKGTIFLTSTDTSDISKTAVKVFEMIDDIVEQVGEENVVQIVTDNAANYRAAGEMLMEKRKKLFWTPCAAHCIDLMLEDLEKKIKVHELTIMKGRKITTFIYSRTLLITMLKHFTKGKHLIRPAVTRFATAYLTLGCLFDNRNALRTMFAFMQWKRSRFAKLEGGKYAERTVMDNRFWNNVNTCLKAAYPLIKVLRMVDSDEKPAMGFIYNEMEKAKQKIKANFKDDRKSYDPIWKVIDERWEVQLHRPLHAAAYYLNPQLHFSSEFRADRKVMRGLYKVMDRMLDDEERDNVDLQLEEFKHERGLFGFSSAKSMRFKKTPADWWESYGADTPELQKFSIRILSLTCNSSGCERNWSAFEMVHTKRRNRLHQKKMNDLVFVMYNLKLKDKKIRKQVDLQVDDISSDDEWIAEEETENTVTSRHNFNLRALGCGDDGDEESGGSQIGDEDAENMLTQQHATVDDLELPEDDEFDTLYDDDVGNDEDLDEI, from the exons ATGGCTTCTGCAAGTGGATCTGGAAGTGCATCGGCTAGTAATACCGGGACAGTGGCCAAATCTAGAAAAAATGCAACTGGAGTTAGAGATGATCCGGCATGGGCACACGGTTATGAAGTTCCAGGAGAGaggttaaaaattaaatgtaaaTATTGTGACAAGGTAGTTTCTGGAGGTCCCTATAGATTGAAGCATCACTTAGGATGTACCAAGATTAACGTGGCACCTTGTCATGCTGTTCCTGATGAAGTTAAGAATAATATGCTCAGTATTTGTATGCGTTTAGAGGGTCTTTCAATGAAGAAAAAACAAGCTAGTAGTTGTGGTTTGGAGGATGATGATGTTGTAGACGttgataatgatgatgaagatgcaAGGGTTGGTAtaaagagaaagggaaaggaaacAACTGAAATTTCTAGTTTTTTTAAGAAGAGAAGTTTGAACATTCAAAGCAAGCAAAAACAACCaacaattaatcaaatgatgaAGAAGGATTTAAGAGAGGATGTTTGCATGCAAATTGCCCGTTTTTTCTATACAAGTGCAATTCCATTTAATTGTGTGAAGAATCCTGAGTTTGAGAAGATGTGTCATTTGATTGGGAAGTATGGTGTTGGATTGAAACCGCCGTCTTATCATGAGATTAGtgataaatatttgagaaaagAGGTTGATAACACTATGTCATTGCTTGAGGAGCATAAAACTATGTGGAAAAAGTCGGGGTGTTCTATAATGTCAGATGGTTGGACTGATAAGAAGAGAAGGTCCATATGCAATTTCTTAGTGAATAGCCCTAAGGGAACAATTTTTTTGACTTCTACTGACACATCAGATATATCCAAGACTGCAGTGAAAGTATTTGAGATGATTGATGATATAGTTGAGCAAGTTGGGGAAGAGAACGTAGTTCAAATTGTCACGGACAATGCTGCCAATTACAGGGCGGCAGGTGAGATGTTAATGGAGAAGCGGAAGAAGTTATTTTGGACTCCTTGTGCAGCTCATTGCATAGATCTTATGCTAGAGGATTTAGAAAAGAAGATTAAGGTACATGAGCTGACGATAATGAAAGGGAGAAAGATTACGACCTTCATTTACTCGAGAACACTCCTCATCACAATGTTGAAGCATTTCACTAAGGGCAAACATTTGATTAGACCGGCGGTGACTCGCTTTGCCACTGCTTATCTGACTTTGGGATGCCTCTTCGATAATAGAAATGCTCTACGAACTATGTTTGCATTCATGCAATGGAAAAGGAGTCGATTTGCGAAGTTAGAAGGTGGAAAGTATGCGGAGCGTACTGTTATGGATAATAGATTTTGGAATAATGTTAATACATGTTTGAAGGCTGCATATCCTCTCATTAAGGTGCTCCGCATGGTGGATTCGGATGAAAAGCCCGCAATGGGTTTTATTTATAATGAGATGGAGAAAGCAAAGCAGAAAATCAAAGCAAACTTCAAGGATGATCGGAAgag CTATGATCCCATTTGGAAGGTTATTGATGAGAGATGGGAGGTTCAACTTCATAGGCCTTTGCATGCTGCTGCTTATTATTTGAATCCTCAGTTGCATTTCTCTTCTGAATTTAGAGCTGATAGGAAAGTTATGCGTGGATTATATAAGGTTATGGATAGAATGTTAGACGATGAAGAGAGGGATAATGTTGATTTGCAGCTAGAGGAATTCAAGCATGAGAGAGGGCTCTTTGGATTTTCATCGGCAAAGTCTATGAGGTTCAAGAAGACACCGGCAGATTGGTGGGAGTCATATGGTGCCGATACCCCAGAGTTGCAAAAATTTAGTATAAGGATATTGAGTTTGACTTGTAACTCTTCGGGATGTGAGCGTAATTGGAGTGCTTTTGAAATG GTACACACAAAGAGAAGAAATCGGTTGCATCAAAAGAAGATGAATGATTTAGTATTTGTGATGTACAATTTGAAGTTGAAGGATAAGAAGATCAGGAAGCAAGTTGATCTTCAAGTGGATGACATTTCTTCCGACGATGAATGGATTGCCGAAGAGGAGACAGAGAATACTGTAACTTCAAGGCATAATTTTAACTTGCGTGCTCTTGGTTGTGGGGATGATGGTGACGAAGAAAGTGGAGGGAGTCAAATTGGCGATGAAGATGCAGAGAATATGCTCACCCAACAGCATGCCACGGTTGATGACTTAGAGCTTCCCGAAGATGATGAATTTGATActttatatgatgatgatgttggtAACGATGAAGATTTGGATGAGATTTGA
- the LOC116193705 gene encoding uncharacterized protein LOC116193705 → MAEDDYYTVVFHHGGVLVSEPHMEYIGGVVDSWANVDIDRILIPFVEWRFEELYGDNAKYKTVYWLDPGLEVKDGLRPLENDTDVRMLYSIVHEKAQNKEIHFYFEHEDEVEVIDGDSEDDDCGDSEDDVYKPRHEDEGGDSEDNEDDADDEDHEDDEDEIVVDIGSGTVGCSGNPMPKSKKPKKQKWRACNGRPRYPNIEDVQRPHEARNTVDDADDEGGYHSDQMGSIRGDSDDEGRYEIKPPQFNEAAPFGQVDLQLYMLFPTLKMLKQAVKDYTIALGRPVKQVKADKGRCKYTCEQGCDWNIFCSWAEVHGSYQIKTFNPTHTCSRKLKNHQATSKWVADKLVEFMRQVPDMTAVDAFKYMASTFQVRLADMKIYRAMRIAREVVEGSEKDQYEILMDYCMELLTSNAGSTVGIHVERPDLSFPAMFDRLYCCFDACKKGVLSGCCPLIGLDGCFLKGYYGGTLLVAVSQDGNHSFYVIAYVIAYAIIGQETKDTWSWFLTRLFEDIGHPKDVGCEFISDMQKGLLPAMEELAPGTKHRFCLRHLEVNIWNYWRIAELRNLLWDCARCLTMLEFEKKFLELKELSMLAWTYLNNLQHHNWTRVAFSTTSKNCALTNNMSKQFNAAIVKMRGKPIISMLEEIRVYLMNKMNKIRKQLTQYRGPITPAAQTKLEVAK, encoded by the exons ATGGCTGAGGATGATTATTATACTGTCGTTTTCCATCATGGGGGCGTGCTTGTGTCTGAACCCCATATGGAGTACATTGGGGGCGTGGTTGATTCATGGGCCAATGTGGACATTGATCGTATATTAATTCCATTTGTTGAGTGGAGGTTTGAAGAGCTTTATGGGGACAATGCAAAATACAAGACAGTTTATTGGTTGGATCCTGGTTTAGAAGTAAAGGATGGGCTAAGACCTCTGGAAAATGACACGGACGTTAGAATGCTTTACTCTATTGTTCATGAAAAAGCTCAAAACAAAGAAATACATTTCTATTTTGAGCATGAGGATGAAGTGGAAGTTATTGATGGAGACAGTGAAGATGATGACTGTGGAGACAGTGAAGATGATGTTTATAAACCAAGACATGAAGATGAGGGTGGAGACAGTGAAGATAATGAGGATGATGCAGATGATGAGGATCATGAAGATGATGAGGACGAAATTGTTGTAGATATTGGAAGTGGCACCGTAGGATGTTCTGGTAATCCAATGCCAAAGTCAAAGAAGCCAAAGAAACAAAAGTGGAGGGCATGTAATGGTAGGCCTAGGTATCCAAATATTGAGGATGTTCAGAGGCCCCATGAGGCAAGAAATACAGTTGATGATGCTGATGATGAAGGGGGTTACCATTCTGATCAGATGGGAAGCATTAGAGGGGACAGTGATGATGAAGGACGATATGAGATTAAGCCTCCACAGTTCAATGAAGCGGCACCATTTGGACAGGTCGATTTGCAGTTATACATGCTTTTCCCAACATTGAAAATGCTTAAGCAAGCTGTGAAGGACTACACAATAGCATTGGGGAGGCCAGTGAAACAAGTGAAGGCTGACAAAGGGAGATGCAAGTATACATGTGAACAAGGTTGTGACTGGAACATATTTTGTTCTTGGGCAGAAGTTCATGGGAGTTATCAGATCAAGACTTTCAATCCCACTCATACATGTAGCAGGAAGTTGAAAAACCATCAAGCTACTAGTAAATGGGTTGCAGACAAGCTTGTTGAATTCATGAGGCAAGTTCCTGACATGACTGCTGTTGATGCCTTTAAGTACATGGCTAGCACATTCCAAGTTCGATTGGCTGACATGAAGATTTACAGAGCTATGCGCATTGCTAGGGAAGTTGTTGAAGGTTCTGAGAAGGATCAATATGAAATATTGATGGATTATTGTATGGAACTTTTGACAAGCAATGCTGGCTCAACTGTAGGGATACATGTTGAGAGACCAGACCTATCTTTTCCAGCGATGTTTGATAGACTATATTGTTGCTTTGATGCATGTAAAAAAGGAGTACTGTCTGGTTGCTGCCCGCTTATAGGTTTAGATGGGTGTTTCCTTAAAGGTTACTATGGAGGCACTCTGTTAGTAGCAGTCAGTCAAGATGGAAATCATTCTTTTTATGTCATTGCATATGTCATTGCATATGCCATTATTGGCCAAGAGACCAAGGACACATGGAGTTGGTTCCTTACTCGACTATTCGAAGATATAGGACATCCAAAAGATGTGGGCTGTGAATTTATTTCAGACATGCAAAAG GGTTTGCTACCTGCTATGGAAGAGCTAGCTCCAGGAACAAAGCATAGGTTCTGTTTGAGACATTTAGAGGTCAATATTTGGAATTATTGGAGAATTGCAGAGTTGAGAAACCTGTTGTGGGACTGTGCTCGATGCCTGACAATGCTAGAATTTGAAAAGAAGTTTTTGGAACTGAAGGAGCTGAGTATGCTTGCATGGACATACCTTAATAATTTACAGCATCACAACTGGACAAGAGTTGCATTCAGTACTACAAGCAAGAATTGTGCTTTGACCAACAACATGTCAAAGCAATTCAATGCAGCTATAGTGAAAATGAGAGGCAAACCCATCATTTCAATGTTGGAAGAAATAAGGGTATATCTGATGAACAAGATGAACAAAATCAGGAAGCAGTTGACACAATATAGGGGTCCAATTACTCCTGCTGCACAGACCAAGCTTGAGGTTGCCAAGTAA